Proteins found in one Prochlorococcus marinus XMU1405 genomic segment:
- the leuB gene encoding 3-isopropylmalate dehydrogenase yields the protein MKKYKIVLLSGDGIGPEISEVSKKVLKRLSKNNNFDIEIIEELFGGIAYEKYGNPAPDKTLDQCKKSDAVLLACVGDIKYDSLARELRPESGLLKLRSALNLFANIRPVKIRKSLLDASTLKKEIVEHVDLIVVRELIGGIYFGKPRGHITNTKIPKAFNTMVYDSAEIERITEIAIKIANQRNKKICSVDKSNVLEVSQLWRDTVLNITSKDKNISLSNMYVDNAAMQLVRDPGQFDVILTSNLFGDILSDLAAMLTGSIGMLPSASLNNDGPGVFEPVHGSAPDIAGKNIANPIAMLLSASMMLKIGLNEEEAAENLETAIDKVLSKGFRTADLADGSSEVLSCSEIGDKIMDEI from the coding sequence ATGAAGAAATATAAGATAGTTTTATTGTCAGGGGACGGAATTGGACCAGAGATTTCAGAAGTTTCAAAAAAAGTTTTAAAAAGGCTTTCAAAAAATAATAATTTCGATATTGAGATTATTGAAGAATTATTTGGAGGGATAGCTTATGAAAAATATGGGAATCCTGCTCCAGATAAGACACTTGATCAATGCAAAAAAAGTGATGCTGTACTTTTAGCATGTGTAGGAGATATTAAATATGACTCTCTTGCAAGAGAATTAAGGCCAGAAAGTGGATTACTAAAGTTAAGATCTGCACTAAACCTTTTCGCAAATATCAGGCCTGTCAAAATAAGAAAATCTCTATTAGATGCAAGTACATTAAAAAAAGAAATCGTTGAGCATGTAGATCTAATTGTTGTAAGAGAATTAATAGGGGGAATATATTTTGGGAAACCAAGAGGACACATAACAAATACAAAAATCCCAAAAGCTTTCAATACGATGGTTTATGATTCGGCTGAAATAGAGAGAATAACAGAAATAGCAATAAAAATTGCTAACCAAAGAAATAAAAAAATATGTTCTGTTGATAAATCAAACGTTCTTGAGGTTAGCCAATTGTGGAGAGATACAGTTTTAAATATCACCTCAAAAGATAAAAATATATCTCTAAGCAATATGTACGTTGATAATGCAGCAATGCAATTAGTTAGAGATCCTGGTCAATTTGATGTAATTTTAACAAGTAATTTATTTGGAGATATTTTAAGTGACTTAGCCGCAATGTTAACTGGTTCTATTGGTATGCTTCCTTCTGCTTCTCTAAACAATGATGGTCCAGGAGTTTTTGAACCGGTTCATGGTTCGGCTCCTGATATAGCTGGTAAAAACATAGCGAATCCTATTGCAATGCTTTTATCTGCTTCCATGATGTTAAAAATTGGGTTAAATGAAGAAGAGGCTGCAGAAAATTTAGAAACTGCCATTGATAAAGTTTTATCAAAAGGATTTAGAACAGCCGATTTAGCAGATGGGTCTTCCGAAGTATTATCTTGCAGTGAAATCGGAGATAAAATAATGGATGAAATTTAA
- the lpxD gene encoding UDP-3-O-(3-hydroxymyristoyl)glucosamine N-acyltransferase yields the protein MLLSDLVDLIKKGNSNFISANIFEDLYIDDAASLDAAVKNQISFLEENNILKEKLDETKASAIITTNNDEIVSVLNKLNISNIIVKNPRIAFAEVLDCLYKTINFKPGIHASAVIDKTAIIGADCHIGPNVYIGENTVIGDNNHILSGASILGNVRIGNNNIIHPNCVIYENTTLKNNCVINSNSVIGSEGFGFIPKNGKWVKMPQKGGVKIMSFVEIGTNCCIDRPSVGFTFIDEGTKLDNLIQIGHGVKIGKNCAFAAQVGIAGGANIGDGVILAGQVGVNNRVKVGNNVIASSKCGIHCDIEDGRIISGFPAMENKSWLRSSSIFKKLPELAKKLRQLDKQ from the coding sequence ATGCTTTTAAGTGATTTAGTTGATCTAATAAAAAAAGGAAATTCAAATTTTATTAGTGCCAATATTTTTGAAGATTTATATATAGATGATGCTGCCTCATTAGATGCTGCAGTTAAAAATCAAATATCTTTTTTAGAAGAAAATAATATCCTTAAAGAAAAATTAGATGAAACTAAAGCATCAGCAATAATAACTACTAATAACGATGAAATCGTTAGTGTCCTAAATAAACTCAATATATCAAACATAATCGTTAAAAACCCAAGAATTGCATTTGCAGAAGTATTGGATTGTTTATATAAAACTATCAATTTCAAACCAGGAATTCACGCTTCAGCGGTTATAGATAAAACAGCAATAATTGGAGCAGATTGCCATATTGGACCTAATGTATATATTGGAGAAAATACTGTAATTGGTGACAATAATCATATTCTTTCTGGAGCATCAATTTTAGGCAATGTTCGAATAGGAAATAATAATATAATTCATCCAAATTGTGTTATTTACGAAAATACCACTCTAAAAAATAATTGTGTAATTAATTCAAATTCTGTTATTGGATCAGAGGGATTTGGTTTTATTCCTAAAAATGGCAAATGGGTAAAGATGCCTCAAAAAGGTGGTGTAAAAATAATGAGTTTTGTAGAAATTGGAACGAATTGTTGTATTGATAGGCCCTCAGTTGGATTTACTTTTATTGATGAGGGAACAAAATTGGATAATTTAATACAAATAGGTCATGGAGTTAAAATTGGAAAAAATTGTGCATTTGCAGCTCAAGTCGGTATAGCTGGAGGAGCAAATATTGGAGATGGTGTAATTTTAGCAGGGCAAGTAGGAGTCAATAATAGAGTAAAAGTTGGGAATAATGTCATTGCGAGTTCAAAATGCGGAATCCATTGTGATATAGAAGATGGCAGGATAATTAGTGGTTTCCCCGCGATGGAAAATAAATCATGGCTAAGGAGTTCAAGTATTTTTAAAAAATTACCAGAATTAGCAAAAAAACTTAGACAATTAGACAAGCAATAA
- the proB gene encoding glutamate 5-kinase gives MKTWVIKIGTSILRGTEETSTEEVIENLSRSFTSFLSKGNKLILVTSGAVGLGCQKLNIKTRPNDLSTLQATAAVGQVNLMSLYDKVFNKLGHNIAQILITKADFNSRESFNNASKTLKKLIDLNVIPIVNENDTVANEELKYGDNDTLSALVALAINANKLILLTDIENLYSQDPRNNKDAQPIKEVHNSELKEIKDKNIQNSNNKWGTGGISTKLISAEIATKGGVEVQLVDGTNKKNLIEIFNDNKIGTLFYPVEKPIGNKKSWLSHAIQTVGKITLDDGASFAIKKKGASLLAVGVKHVEGNFTINQAVKIVNINDKEVAKGLVSISSDKLRSILNNKENNNSSIIVVHRDVLALS, from the coding sequence ATGAAAACTTGGGTTATAAAAATTGGTACTAGTATTTTAAGAGGAACAGAGGAAACATCTACAGAAGAAGTTATTGAAAACCTTTCTAGATCCTTTACAAGTTTTCTTTCAAAAGGAAACAAATTAATTTTAGTAACTAGTGGAGCTGTTGGATTAGGTTGCCAAAAATTAAATATCAAAACAAGACCAAATGATTTAAGTACTCTTCAAGCTACTGCTGCAGTAGGTCAAGTTAATTTAATGTCCTTATACGATAAAGTATTTAATAAATTAGGTCATAATATTGCTCAAATTTTAATAACTAAAGCTGATTTCAATTCACGAGAATCATTTAATAACGCTTCTAAAACTTTAAAAAAATTAATCGATTTAAATGTTATTCCAATAGTAAATGAAAATGATACCGTAGCAAATGAAGAGCTTAAATATGGAGATAATGATACCCTCTCTGCTTTAGTTGCCTTGGCTATAAATGCTAACAAGCTTATTTTATTAACCGATATTGAAAATCTATACTCACAAGATCCACGTAATAATAAAGATGCGCAACCTATTAAAGAAGTTCATAATAGTGAATTAAAGGAAATTAAAGATAAAAATATTCAAAACTCAAATAATAAATGGGGAACAGGAGGAATTTCTACAAAATTAATTTCTGCAGAAATAGCAACAAAAGGAGGAGTCGAAGTCCAACTAGTTGATGGAACTAATAAAAAAAACTTAATTGAAATTTTTAATGATAATAAAATTGGAACTTTATTTTATCCAGTAGAAAAACCTATAGGAAACAAAAAAAGTTGGCTTTCACATGCAATTCAAACGGTAGGTAAAATTACTTTAGATGATGGCGCTTCTTTTGCAATTAAAAAAAAAGGTGCCTCACTTTTAGCGGTTGGTGTTAAGCATGTAGAAGGAAACTTTACGATTAATCAGGCAGTTAAAATCGTAAATATAAATGATAAGGAGGTTGCAAAAGGTTTAGTATCAATAAGTAGTGACAAATTAAGAAGTATCTTAAATAATAAAGAAAATAACAACTCCTCGATAATTGTCGTACACAGAGATGTTCTTGCTCTCTCTTAG
- a CDS encoding YqeG family HAD IIIA-type phosphatase, with the protein MRSILKVNWDSNLPIYNISQSELQQKGINSLLLDVDGTLVNRKSNMIPKAVKNWIIESKKLFSLYLISNNPSKKRIAKIAKELNLRYKYNASKPRKKVTLSAIKEIGREPKNIAIIGDRIFTDIIVGNRCDIKTILVKRLNRDGLPIKFNLTLKIEKLISNFIK; encoded by the coding sequence ATGAGATCTATCCTAAAAGTCAATTGGGATTCAAATTTACCAATATATAATATTTCTCAATCTGAATTGCAACAAAAAGGAATTAATTCTTTATTGCTAGATGTGGATGGGACTCTAGTAAATAGAAAATCTAATATGATCCCAAAAGCTGTAAAAAATTGGATCATAGAATCTAAAAAACTTTTCTCCTTATATCTAATAAGTAATAATCCATCAAAAAAAAGAATCGCAAAAATAGCGAAAGAATTAAATTTAAGGTATAAATACAATGCATCAAAACCAAGAAAAAAAGTAACTTTGTCTGCTATCAAAGAAATTGGCAGAGAGCCAAAAAATATAGCCATTATTGGCGACAGAATTTTTACAGATATTATTGTTGGGAATAGATGTGATATAAAAACCATATTAGTTAAGCGATTAAATAGAGATGGCTTGCCTATAAAATTTAATTTAACTTTGAAAATAGAAAAATTAATTTCTAATTTTATAAAATGA
- a CDS encoding DUF3727 domain-containing protein: MKEANSNDNYDAQTLLLNDSNGNELFCYLEQLVSVEGQEYALLTPVDTPVTLFKINEKDEPELIEKIDKNEQILKNAEAVLQEHDLRLIRSAVTLTVSGELEEPIYDELEEDYVDDDSESYELLVNFNLFDQEYGLYIPLDPFFIVGKLKNKGASLVEDDEFDRIQPLIESELEKN, translated from the coding sequence ATGAAAGAAGCCAATTCAAATGATAATTATGATGCACAGACTCTTTTATTAAATGACTCAAATGGAAACGAGTTATTTTGTTATCTTGAACAATTAGTAAGTGTTGAAGGCCAAGAATATGCTTTATTAACGCCAGTTGATACTCCAGTAACTCTTTTTAAGATAAATGAAAAAGATGAACCTGAATTAATTGAGAAAATAGATAAAAATGAACAAATACTAAAAAATGCTGAAGCAGTTCTTCAAGAACATGATTTAAGACTTATCAGATCAGCAGTAACATTAACCGTATCAGGTGAACTTGAAGAACCAATTTACGATGAATTAGAAGAAGATTACGTCGATGATGACAGTGAGAGTTATGAATTGCTTGTTAACTTTAATCTTTTTGATCAAGAATATGGTTTATATATACCCCTAGATCCTTTTTTTATTGTGGGTAAATTAAAAAACAAAGGTGCCTCATTAGTTGAAGATGATGAGTTCGATAGAATTCAACCTTTGATTGAAAGTGAGCTTGAAAAAAATTAG
- the ruvX gene encoding Holliday junction resolvase RuvX produces MKFCKPKPKSILSLDIGTKRIGLAYCDPLCITSNILPAVKRFENNQEIKIIRKYINEFNLTGFIVGIPLDEEGQMTTQAIDCKNYGQLLSNELKLPFSYVNEHSSTWESSERFGIKKDKSGLIDSFSAKIILEQWIEEGPELEEIAGKLQIKY; encoded by the coding sequence GTGAAATTTTGCAAACCCAAACCCAAGTCAATTTTGAGTTTGGATATAGGTACCAAAAGAATAGGATTAGCTTATTGTGATCCCCTCTGTATAACATCAAATATACTTCCAGCAGTAAAACGATTTGAAAATAATCAAGAGATTAAAATCATTAGAAAGTATATAAATGAATTTAATTTGACTGGTTTTATTGTGGGTATTCCGCTAGATGAGGAAGGTCAAATGACCACTCAAGCTATTGACTGTAAAAATTACGGTCAATTACTTTCAAATGAATTAAAGCTTCCATTTTCTTATGTCAACGAACATAGTTCAACTTGGGAATCTTCAGAAAGATTTGGAATAAAAAAAGATAAATCCGGATTGATTGATAGTTTTTCAGCAAAAATAATACTTGAACAATGGATCGAAGAGGGTCCTGAATTAGAAGAAATAGCTGGTAAACTTCAGATAAAATATTAA
- a CDS encoding thylakoid membrane photosystem I accumulation factor, which translates to MKIVQWILIALIFLSPYKANASRDSDSYDGNIFPIYAGNGAIVPPQTTLQESLKNKRVAVLFFYLDDSSDSKAMAPIISGLDLIWRNNIDIIALTTDELQDKEKSNLRNEPNYYWNGLIPQTIILNSNGEVQYDKNGMINIDELNKVIGELKGIDIEDTSFSVESFNEYNSIISEKKDKNKN; encoded by the coding sequence ATGAAAATAGTTCAATGGATCCTAATAGCATTAATTTTCTTAAGTCCATATAAAGCAAATGCCTCTAGAGATTCTGATAGTTACGATGGCAACATCTTTCCTATATATGCAGGTAATGGGGCTATAGTTCCTCCCCAGACGACTCTTCAGGAATCATTAAAAAATAAAAGAGTCGCAGTTTTATTTTTTTATCTTGACGACAGCTCAGATAGTAAAGCTATGGCTCCGATAATATCCGGTTTAGATTTGATATGGAGAAATAATATAGATATCATTGCTTTAACTACTGATGAATTACAGGATAAAGAAAAGTCTAATCTTAGAAATGAACCTAATTATTATTGGAACGGATTAATTCCACAAACCATTATTTTAAATAGTAATGGAGAAGTGCAATATGATAAAAATGGAATGATTAATATAGATGAATTAAACAAAGTTATAGGAGAACTAAAGGGAATTGATATAGAAGACACGTCATTTTCTGTAGAAAGTTTTAATGAATACAACAGTATCATTTCTGAAAAAAAAGATAAAAACAAAAATTAA
- a CDS encoding DUF3685 domain-containing protein, giving the protein MELISKKPILIIAPSLIAESLSLKLTSLDQNLDINFNNGTGDKNPDLVIWNVLNFQSEDLISLELLKLRERYNESKFLIILSGEFVNEANTLPSLNSEGFLLNPSAEKVLESIGTILNGGRVFDIENNSQVKFNKNKPLSFSQKILTSGLKQIDSEINYIFKYVNSDSTPEFYKFILKGRLRELITAKSFLIFLWGNSLELYTEAVYTENKINLENKNTVFIKDKNTIEIWNLILDRLKERYSSTNLQVEFNNSSIILSGIKKEFISRLICKMLDELDNLVKNIKENYKEKDFKDDLNSLIKELKVNTISNITDSYFRLKKGGESISINDFIYSEVSCEEIDRESHQSIMFIEPIIKNEALDYDGKLLPLYETESFLILENIISNWTIRNCNLLASEIFNICSSWPELRTVLINPELQSTRNFERFRNNINNYNRWHDYIYMPIYLYESKREYIDIIDKKFTRYFKNENREKELENLEWLQKQVTLLVEIRDAVAPQLEVAVKYIGNLFVTFLTKVVGKAIGLVGKGILQGLGRSSSK; this is encoded by the coding sequence TTGGAATTAATTTCAAAAAAACCGATATTGATTATTGCTCCAAGCTTAATAGCAGAATCTTTATCGCTTAAATTAACATCACTAGACCAAAATTTAGACATTAATTTTAATAATGGAACAGGTGATAAAAATCCGGATTTAGTTATATGGAATGTTCTTAATTTCCAATCAGAAGATCTTATAAGTTTAGAATTATTAAAATTAAGAGAAAGATATAATGAGTCAAAGTTTCTTATAATTCTATCTGGCGAATTTGTTAATGAAGCAAATACCCTTCCATCGTTAAATTCTGAAGGTTTTCTTTTAAATCCCAGTGCAGAAAAAGTTCTTGAATCTATTGGTACCATTTTAAATGGAGGAAGGGTATTTGATATTGAAAATAATTCCCAAGTTAAATTTAACAAAAATAAACCTCTCTCTTTTAGTCAAAAAATTCTAACTTCAGGTCTTAAACAAATAGATTCTGAAATTAATTATATATTCAAATATGTCAACTCTGATTCAACACCAGAATTTTATAAATTCATTTTAAAAGGAAGATTAAGAGAACTTATTACTGCAAAATCTTTTCTAATTTTCTTATGGGGTAATTCACTAGAACTTTATACAGAGGCAGTTTACACTGAAAATAAAATTAATCTTGAAAATAAGAATACTGTATTCATTAAAGATAAAAACACTATAGAAATATGGAATTTAATTTTAGATAGACTAAAAGAAAGGTATAGCTCTACTAACTTACAGGTTGAATTTAATAATTCATCAATAATTCTATCTGGGATAAAGAAAGAATTCATTTCACGACTAATTTGCAAAATGTTAGATGAGTTAGATAATTTAGTTAAAAATATTAAGGAAAACTATAAGGAGAAAGATTTTAAAGATGATTTAAATTCTCTTATAAAAGAACTTAAAGTTAATACAATTTCAAACATCACAGACAGCTATTTTCGATTAAAAAAAGGAGGCGAATCTATATCAATAAATGATTTTATTTATAGTGAAGTAAGTTGCGAAGAGATAGATAGAGAGTCACATCAATCAATAATGTTTATTGAGCCAATTATTAAAAATGAAGCTCTTGACTATGATGGGAAATTACTCCCTCTATATGAAACAGAATCATTTTTGATCCTTGAAAATATAATTTCAAATTGGACAATAAGAAACTGTAATTTATTAGCTTCTGAAATCTTTAATATTTGTTCTTCTTGGCCTGAATTAAGGACTGTACTTATAAATCCCGAATTACAATCGACAAGAAATTTCGAAAGATTTAGAAATAATATTAATAACTACAATCGCTGGCATGACTATATTTATATGCCTATCTACTTGTATGAGAGTAAACGAGAATATATTGATATTATCGATAAGAAATTTACCCGATACTTCAAAAATGAAAATAGGGAGAAAGAATTAGAGAATCTAGAATGGCTACAAAAACAAGTTACATTGTTAGTTGAGATAAGAGATGCCGTAGCACCTCAGTTAGAAGTTGCTGTAAAATATATCGGTAATCTTTTCGTAACTTTCCTTACAAAAGTCGTTGGCAAAGCTATCGGTTTAGTTGGGAAAGGAATCCTTCAAGGATTAGGAAGATCAAGTTCAAAGTAA
- the hisA gene encoding 1-(5-phosphoribosyl)-5-[(5-phosphoribosylamino)methylideneamino]imidazole-4-carboxamide isomerase yields MDLIPAIDLMNGKCVRLFKGDFNKRKDFTKEPHEQAKFWESEGAKYIHIVDLDAAKSGSPTNDESIKKIAKTVNIPIQIGGGIRSQERIEQLFSYGIEKVIMGTSAIENKELVKDLSNKFPGRIIVGIDAKDGKVSTRGWLEQSNIFATDLVKEFSSFKIASFIVTDINTDGTLEGTNEEFIKSILEITDIPVIASGGVGSISDLLSLVKFENSGLFGVIVGKALYENKFTIYEANNVLSSERLNDIDLNRNYYA; encoded by the coding sequence ATGGACCTAATTCCAGCAATTGATTTAATGAATGGTAAGTGTGTGAGGCTTTTTAAAGGCGACTTTAATAAAAGAAAAGACTTCACCAAAGAGCCTCATGAACAAGCTAAATTTTGGGAAAGCGAAGGGGCAAAATATATACATATAGTTGATTTGGATGCTGCAAAATCTGGATCCCCAACAAACGATGAATCAATAAAAAAGATTGCAAAAACAGTTAACATACCAATTCAAATAGGTGGGGGGATAAGGTCTCAAGAAAGGATAGAACAATTATTTTCTTATGGTATTGAGAAAGTTATCATGGGAACCTCTGCAATAGAAAATAAAGAGCTAGTTAAAGACTTATCAAATAAATTTCCTGGAAGGATAATTGTTGGTATAGATGCAAAAGATGGAAAAGTTAGTACAAGGGGTTGGCTTGAGCAATCTAATATTTTTGCCACAGATCTAGTAAAGGAGTTTTCTTCATTTAAAATTGCTAGTTTTATTGTTACAGATATAAATACAGATGGGACGTTAGAAGGGACAAATGAAGAATTCATAAAAAGCATACTTGAAATTACAGATATTCCAGTAATAGCCTCAGGAGGTGTTGGTTCAATTTCTGATTTATTATCGTTAGTAAAATTTGAAAACTCTGGACTCTTTGGAGTAATTGTAGGTAAAGCTCTTTATGAAAATAAATTCACAATCTACGAAGCGAATAATGTATTGTCATCAGAGAGATTAAATGACATTGATTTAAATAGAAATTACTACGCCTAA
- a CDS encoding NAD-dependent epimerase/dehydratase family protein, whose product MKILVMGGTRFVGKSLVGKLLSKNYDIDIFTRGNKSNPEKTNLIKGDRNNSEDIVKLRNERYDVVYDISGRELEQTKLLIENLDNSFQRYIYVSSAGVYKDNCELPLSEVDPIDPESRHKGKFETENWLKNQKIPFTSFRPTYIYGPGNYNKIENWFFERLFTKKSIPIPGDGSLITQLGHVSDLTDVMIRCINFENSTNNIYNCSGEKGITIKGLIYFCAKVLGLNQNEISLRSFDYQKLDPKSRKGFPIRLNHYQTNISKIKRDLEWAPTFDLLNGLKDSFENDFNNKKSEEFDENSDDILFSS is encoded by the coding sequence ATGAAAATTCTTGTAATGGGTGGCACTAGATTTGTTGGCAAGTCTTTGGTTGGAAAGTTATTAAGTAAAAATTATGATATTGATATTTTCACGAGAGGTAATAAAAGTAATCCTGAAAAAACAAATTTAATTAAAGGTGATAGAAATAATTCAGAAGATATCGTCAAGCTAAGAAATGAAAGGTATGATGTTGTTTATGATATTTCTGGACGAGAGTTAGAACAAACCAAACTTCTTATAGAAAATTTAGATAACTCTTTCCAGAGATATATATATGTCAGCTCTGCAGGTGTTTATAAAGATAATTGTGAACTACCCTTATCAGAAGTTGATCCAATTGATCCAGAAAGTAGGCACAAAGGAAAGTTTGAGACAGAAAATTGGTTAAAAAACCAAAAAATTCCTTTTACAAGTTTTAGACCTACATATATTTATGGACCAGGAAATTATAATAAAATTGAAAATTGGTTTTTTGAAAGGTTATTTACTAAAAAATCTATACCAATCCCTGGTGACGGTTCTTTAATTACTCAGCTAGGCCATGTTTCGGATCTAACTGATGTAATGATTAGGTGCATAAATTTTGAAAATTCCACAAATAATATTTACAACTGTTCAGGTGAAAAAGGAATAACAATCAAGGGTTTAATTTATTTCTGTGCGAAGGTTCTTGGATTAAACCAAAATGAGATTTCTTTAAGATCATTTGATTATCAAAAATTAGATCCTAAGTCTCGAAAGGGATTTCCAATTAGATTAAATCATTATCAGACAAATATCTCTAAGATAAAACGTGATTTAGAGTGGGCTCCAACTTTTGATTTACTTAATGGTCTAAAAGATAGTTTTGAGAATGATTTTAATAATAAAAAGAGTGAGGAGTTTGATGAAAATTCAGATGATATTCTTTTTAGTTCTTAA
- the pgsA gene encoding CDP-diacylglycerol--glycerol-3-phosphate 3-phosphatidyltransferase, producing the protein MLLRKNLKNLAFNIPNLLSLSRLLLVFPLILFLEINRPFYVFILIIIGGLTDYFDGLIARKFNLKTRLGAILDPLSDKVFYLIPLTFLCKNNFIPFWSLSLILFRELIISSLRNSTKDGLPASILGKYKTFFFFISVITFFTPLKFSLLNNLALIFYWLGFIMTFVTLLGYLRTKKNII; encoded by the coding sequence TTGTTATTAAGAAAAAATCTTAAAAATTTGGCATTTAATATTCCCAATTTATTATCGTTATCTCGCCTTTTGCTTGTATTTCCATTAATACTTTTTTTAGAAATTAACAGGCCTTTTTATGTCTTTATATTAATTATTATTGGAGGTTTAACTGATTATTTTGACGGTTTAATTGCAAGGAAATTCAATCTTAAAACCAGATTAGGAGCTATCCTTGATCCCTTAAGCGATAAAGTATTCTATTTAATTCCTTTGACCTTCCTTTGTAAAAATAATTTTATACCCTTCTGGTCTTTGTCATTAATTTTATTTAGAGAATTAATTATCTCTAGCCTAAGGAACTCTACAAAAGACGGTTTACCAGCATCAATTTTAGGAAAATATAAAACATTTTTCTTTTTTATTTCAGTAATTACCTTCTTTACACCATTAAAATTTAGCTTATTGAATAATTTGGCTTTAATTTTTTATTGGTTAGGATTCATTATGACTTTTGTGACTTTATTAGGCTATTTAAGAACTAAAAAGAATATCATCTGA
- a CDS encoding PCC domain-containing protein, producing MQSHSLKLSPGSDLINSIKEYSLSNNLYGYVSGVVGNLRTVCIQCPGNQEINKFEGNLEIVSLNGHFNKGDVHLHLSFADEGCNVFGGHLEEGCIVKKGTDILLLSFEQKIINISNHDLIANESRVKAYILKDCPWSKRAIRLLNSLSIPHEVTLIDNDESFQKLMAQSSHNTFPQIFLDNKFFGGYDELSEQAKLDNLISFK from the coding sequence ATGCAGTCTCATAGCCTAAAGCTATCTCCAGGATCTGATTTGATAAATTCAATTAAAGAATATTCTTTATCGAATAATTTATACGGGTATGTTTCTGGAGTAGTTGGTAATCTTAGAACAGTTTGTATTCAATGCCCAGGTAATCAAGAGATAAATAAATTTGAAGGAAATCTAGAGATAGTTTCTTTAAACGGACATTTTAATAAAGGAGATGTGCATTTACATTTGAGTTTCGCAGATGAGGGATGCAATGTCTTTGGCGGGCATCTTGAGGAGGGATGTATTGTAAAAAAAGGTACTGATATATTATTACTTTCTTTTGAACAGAAAATTATTAATATCTCAAATCATGATTTAATCGCTAATGAATCACGTGTAAAAGCATATATTTTAAAGGATTGTCCTTGGTCAAAAAGAGCAATTAGGTTGCTTAATTCTTTATCTATCCCTCATGAAGTTACTTTGATAGACAATGATGAGAGCTTTCAAAAATTAATGGCTCAAAGTAGCCATAATACTTTCCCTCAAATATTTTTGGATAATAAATTTTTTGGAGGATATGATGAACTTTCAGAACAAGCAAAGTTGGATAACTTAATTTCATTTAAGTAA
- a CDS encoding SDR family oxidoreductase, giving the protein MKIAITGASGKTGYRISEEAIKKGYKVRQIIRKNSKVSEGLESLETIRVSLDNKKELDKALKDIDALIIATGARASIDLTGPAKVDALGVYRQLESCKRVGIKRVILVSSLCTGKLFHPLNLFGLILIWKKLGENFLRNSNFEWTIIRPGGLKEIEDIKSENINYSKEDTQINGSIPRRLVAKCCMDSLKNKESINKLIEVTSSNDNKKISFKKAMQMI; this is encoded by the coding sequence ATGAAAATAGCAATTACAGGTGCATCTGGGAAAACAGGTTATAGGATTTCTGAAGAGGCAATTAAAAAAGGGTATAAAGTTAGGCAAATTATTAGAAAGAATTCAAAAGTTTCAGAAGGATTAGAGAGTTTGGAAACAATTAGAGTTTCATTAGACAATAAAAAAGAACTTGATAAAGCATTAAAAGATATTGATGCTTTGATAATTGCTACTGGTGCGCGAGCATCAATAGATTTAACCGGTCCTGCAAAGGTTGATGCATTAGGTGTATATAGGCAATTGGAGAGTTGCAAAAGAGTTGGCATTAAGAGAGTTATTTTGGTAAGTTCTCTTTGTACTGGAAAGTTATTTCACCCATTAAACTTGTTTGGTTTAATTCTTATTTGGAAGAAATTAGGTGAAAACTTTCTACGAAATTCAAATTTCGAATGGACTATTATTAGACCTGGAGGATTAAAAGAAATTGAAGATATTAAATCAGAAAATATAAATTATTCAAAGGAGGATACTCAAATTAATGGATCAATCCCAAGAAGATTAGTTGCGAAATGTTGTATGGATTCTTTAAAAAACAAAGAATCCATAAATAAATTAATAGAAGTTACAAGTTCGAATGATAATAAAAAGATTTCTTTTAAAAAAGCTATGCAAATGATTTAA